Proteins encoded in a region of the Scatophagus argus isolate fScaArg1 chromosome 1, fScaArg1.pri, whole genome shotgun sequence genome:
- the LOC124064508 gene encoding troponin I, fast skeletal muscle-like, with amino-acid sequence MAEKKMSTSRRNQLKTRSSSSSQSLLLQIGESMLEEEAREAEREKMKYMEENCPLLSIPGCMQELQELCRKLSKQIDLVDEERYDMDIKVKKSNKEIDDLKLMVQDLKGKFKKPALKKVRMSADAMLAALLGSKHKVSMDLRANLKQVKKEVKEEEKQTGDWRKNIEDKAGMDGRKKMFETEA; translated from the exons ATGGCAGA GAAAAAGATGTCGACGAGTCGGAGGAATCAGCTCAAG ACtcgctcctcctcttcctctcagagCTTGCTGCTGCAGATTGGCGAGTCgatgctggaggaggaggcgcGAGAGGCCGAGAGGGAGAAGATGAAGTACATGGAGGAGAACTGCCCCTTGCTCTCCATCCCAGGCTGCATGCAGGAGCTCCAG GAGCTGTGCCGGAAACTTTCCAAGCAGATTGACTTGGTGGACGAGGAGCGATACGACATGGACATCAAAGTTAAAAAGTCCAACAAAGAG ATTGATGACCTGAAGCTGATGGTTCAGGATCTGAAGGGGAAGTTTAAGAAGCCGGCCCTGAAGAAGGTGCGGATGTCGGCCGACGCCATGCTGGCCGCGCTGCTGGGCTCCAAACACAAAGTGTCCATGGACCTGAGAGCCAACCTGAAGCAGGTCAAGAAGGAGGTCAAAGAGGAG gAGAAGCAAACCGGCGACTGGAGGAAGAACATTGAAGACAAGGCCGGGATGGACGGCAGGAAGAAGATGTTTGAGACAGAAGCTTGA
- the aph1b gene encoding gamma-secretase subunit Aph-1b has translation MTAAVFFGCTFIAFGPAIALFVFTIAREPLRVIFLIAGAFFWLVSLLLSSLVWFISVQISNKDSAAQQKGLLIFGVVLSVLLQETFRFAYYKLLKKANEGLLALSQEETMPISIRQLAYVSGLGFGFMSGAFSVVNILADSVGPGTVGIHGDSQHYFLSSAFMTMAIILLHMFWGVVFFDACEKQRWWAVAAVIISHLIVSCLTFQNPDYVASLVPTYVILFLMGVWAFYSAGGSLRNLKLCLTCKDKDFLLANHRPR, from the exons ATGACGGCAGCGGTGTTTTTCGGCTGCACCTTCATCGCCTTCGGCCCGGCCATCGCTCTGTTCGTGTTTACCATCGCCCGAGAGCCACTGAGGGTCATTTTCCTCATAGCAGG AGCGTTTTTCTGGCtggtgtctctgctgctgtcctctctgGTGTGGTTCATCTCGGTGCAGATCAGTAATAAGGACAGCGCGGCGCAGCAGAAAGGCCTGCTCATCTTCGGCGTGGTGCTGTCCGTCCTGCTGCAGGAAACCTTCCGCTTTGCTTACTACAAGCTGCTGAA GAAAGCAAATGAAGGCCTCCTCGCTCTCAGTCAGGAGGAAACCATGCCGATCTCCATACGGCAGCTGGCCTACG tgtcCGGCCTCGGCTTCGGCTTCATGAGCGGAGCCTTCTCGGTGGTGAACATCCTGGCCGACTCTGTGGGGCCGGGGACTGTGGGGATCCATGGAGACTCTCAGCACTACTTCCTGTCCTCAG CCTTCATGACCATGGCCATCATCCTGCTTCACATGTTCTGGGGCGTCGTCTTCTTCGATGCCTGTGAGAAGCAGCGCTGGTGGGCCGTGGCTGCTGTCATCATCAGCCACCTCATCGTTTCCTGTCTG ACCTTCCAGAACCCTGATTATGTTGCCAGCCTGGTTCCCACCTACGTCATCCTGTTCCTGATGGGCGTCTGGGCGTTTTACTCTGCCGGCGGTTCGCTCAGGAACCTCAAACTCTGCCTCACCTGCAAAGACAAGGACTTCCTGCTGGCCAACCACCGGCCCAGATAA